A single window of Vibrio gazogenes DNA harbors:
- a CDS encoding Rsd/AlgQ family anti-sigma factor has product MTMLKKFKRIQEQWGGSSDVIDQWLDSRQTLLVKYCKLASLQPCTSKAALSELPSANDIHLFCQKLVDYISTGHFKIYDTVKAKWESTGFTATDEINQTYFSIADTTDPLLNFADKYLDIRDDEHLESFDRDLSHLGETLEARFELEDELIQMIADSLSVPPGA; this is encoded by the coding sequence ATGACCATGCTTAAAAAATTCAAGAGAATACAAGAGCAGTGGGGAGGTTCCAGTGATGTCATTGATCAATGGTTAGACTCCCGACAAACATTACTGGTTAAATATTGTAAACTTGCCTCATTGCAGCCCTGTACTTCCAAAGCGGCTCTCAGTGAACTCCCATCAGCCAATGACATTCATCTGTTTTGCCAAAAGCTGGTCGATTACATTTCCACAGGTCACTTCAAGATCTACGATACCGTTAAAGCTAAATGGGAATCAACCGGATTTACGGCTACGGACGAGATTAACCAAACTTATTTTTCAATTGCTGATACAACAGATCCCCTCCTCAATTTCGCAGATAAGTATTTAGATATCAGAGATGATGAACATCTGGAAAGTTTTGACCGAGATTTATCTCACTTGGGGGAAACATTAGAGGCACGATTTGAACTTGAAGATGAACTGATACAGATGATAGCTGATAGCTTATCGGTTCCTCCCGGAGCATAA
- the rpoC gene encoding DNA-directed RNA polymerase subunit beta' produces MKDLLNFLKAQHKTEEFDAIKIGLSSPDMIRSWSFGEVKKPETINYRTFKPERDGLFCARIFGPVKDYECLCGKYKRLKHRGVICEKCGVEVTQTKVRRDRMGHIELASPVAHIWFLKSLPSRIGLLMDMPLRDIERVLYFEMYVVTEPGMTDLEKGQLLTEEEYLDRLEEWGDEFTAKMGAEAIKDLLGSMDMHHETEVMREELNTTNSETKRKKVTKRLKLVEAFLASGNNPEWMILTVLPVLPPDLRPLVPLDGGRFATSDLNDLYRRVINRNNRLKRLLELAAPDIIVRNEKRMLQESVDALLDNGRRGRAITGSNKRPLKSLADMIKGKQGRFRQNLLGKRVDYSGRSVITVGPYLRLHQCGLPKKMALELFKPFIYSKLETRGLATTIKAAKKMVEREEPVVWDILDEVIREHPVLLNRAPTLHRLGIQAFEPVLIEGKAIQLHPLVCAAYNADFDGDQMAVHVPLTLEAQLEARTLMMSTNNILSPASGDPIIVPSQDVVLGLYYMTREKINAPGEGMYLAGPEEAEKAYRTKSASLHARVKVRITETIRDEDGRETTETKMVDTTVGRAMLWQIVPRGLPYSLVNQKLGKKQISNLLNEAYRKLGLKDTVIFADQIMYTGFAYAALSGVSVGIDDMVVPPAKYTEISEAEEEVREIQEQFQSGLVTAGERYNKVIDIWASTNDRVAKAMMENLSSEMVINRQGDEEKQESFNSIYMMADSGARGSAAQIRQLAGMRGLMARPDGSIIETPITANFKEGLNVLQYFISTHGARKGLADTALKTANSGYLTRRLVDVAQDVVVTEHDCGTQEGVEMMPHIEGGDVKVALTELALGRVVADDILKPGTEEILIPRNTLIDEKWCQIIDENSVDQLRVRSVVTCDSDFGCCAQCYGRDLARGHLVNQGESVGVIAAQSIGEPGTQLTMRTFHIGGAASTAAAENSIQAKNKGSVKLNNAKFVTNKNGKLVITSRATELTIIDEFGRTKEKHKLPYGSLLSKADGDLVDTGEVVANWEAHTLPIITEVSGRVQYVDMIDGVTVSRQMDDLTGLSSSEVTEAAARPSAGKDMRPAIKLVDEQGRDVMIPGTDMPAQYFLPGKAIVNLEDGAEVGVGDTLARIPQKSGGNRDITGGLPRVADLFEARKPKEPAILAEHTGTVSFGKETKGKRRLIITREGGDTYEEMIPKHRQLNVFEGEKVERGDVIADGPESPHDILRLRGIHAVTQYIANEVQEVYRLQGVKINDKHIETIVRQMLRKCTITFAGDSEFLAGEQVEYSQVKIANRQLVAEGKEPARYERELLGITKASLATESFISAASFQETTRVLTEAAVSGKRDDLRGLKENVIVGRLIPAGTGFAYHQERHARRDAQKEGPSAEQATDNLAALLNAGFSSDE; encoded by the coding sequence GTGAAAGACTTATTAAACTTTCTGAAAGCACAGCACAAGACCGAAGAATTTGATGCAATCAAAATCGGCCTTTCTTCACCTGATATGATCCGTTCGTGGTCATTTGGTGAAGTGAAAAAACCTGAAACTATCAACTACCGGACGTTCAAACCGGAGCGTGACGGTTTGTTTTGTGCGCGTATTTTTGGTCCGGTAAAAGACTATGAGTGTCTTTGCGGAAAGTACAAGCGTTTGAAACACCGTGGTGTGATTTGTGAAAAATGTGGCGTTGAAGTCACTCAGACTAAAGTTCGCCGTGACCGTATGGGACACATTGAACTGGCGTCTCCAGTTGCTCACATCTGGTTTCTGAAATCGCTTCCGTCTCGTATCGGCCTGTTAATGGATATGCCGCTACGTGATATCGAGCGTGTACTTTATTTCGAAATGTACGTCGTTACCGAACCAGGGATGACCGATCTGGAAAAAGGTCAGTTGCTGACTGAAGAAGAATACCTAGATCGTCTGGAAGAGTGGGGCGACGAATTTACAGCGAAAATGGGCGCAGAAGCCATTAAGGACCTATTGGGTTCTATGGATATGCACCATGAAACTGAAGTCATGCGTGAAGAGTTAAATACAACAAACTCTGAAACAAAGCGTAAAAAAGTGACGAAGCGTTTGAAGCTGGTTGAAGCCTTTCTTGCTTCAGGAAACAACCCTGAGTGGATGATTCTAACCGTGCTTCCTGTTTTGCCACCGGATTTGCGTCCTTTGGTGCCTTTGGATGGCGGTCGTTTTGCGACCTCTGATCTGAATGATCTATATCGTCGTGTGATTAACCGTAACAACCGTTTGAAGCGTCTGCTTGAGCTTGCTGCTCCGGATATTATTGTCCGTAACGAAAAACGGATGCTACAGGAATCAGTTGATGCGTTGTTGGATAACGGACGTCGTGGACGTGCGATTACTGGTTCGAACAAGCGCCCATTGAAATCACTAGCGGATATGATCAAAGGTAAACAAGGTCGTTTCCGTCAAAACTTGCTGGGTAAACGTGTTGACTACTCTGGTCGTTCTGTTATCACCGTTGGTCCATATCTGCGTTTGCACCAGTGTGGTCTGCCGAAGAAAATGGCTTTGGAACTGTTTAAACCATTTATCTACAGCAAGCTAGAAACTCGTGGTCTGGCAACAACGATTAAAGCTGCGAAGAAAATGGTTGAGCGTGAAGAGCCGGTCGTATGGGATATTCTGGATGAAGTCATTCGTGAACACCCTGTACTGCTGAACCGTGCGCCAACACTGCACCGTTTGGGGATTCAGGCCTTTGAACCTGTTTTGATCGAAGGGAAAGCAATTCAGCTACACCCACTTGTGTGTGCGGCTTATAACGCGGACTTCGATGGTGACCAAATGGCAGTTCACGTACCGTTGACGCTTGAAGCACAGCTTGAAGCGCGTACGTTGATGATGTCAACCAACAATATTCTGTCGCCAGCATCTGGTGATCCAATCATCGTACCGTCACAGGACGTTGTTTTGGGTCTCTACTATATGACGCGTGAAAAGATTAATGCACCGGGTGAGGGAATGTACCTTGCTGGTCCTGAAGAAGCAGAGAAAGCATATCGTACTAAGTCTGCTTCACTCCATGCACGTGTGAAAGTCCGCATCACTGAAACCATTCGTGATGAAGATGGCCGTGAAACAACAGAAACGAAAATGGTTGATACAACCGTCGGTCGTGCGATGTTGTGGCAAATCGTGCCGAGAGGTCTGCCGTACAGCCTGGTCAACCAAAAGCTGGGTAAGAAGCAGATTTCCAATCTGTTAAACGAGGCTTATCGTAAACTGGGTCTGAAAGACACTGTTATCTTCGCTGACCAGATCATGTATACAGGTTTTGCTTATGCAGCACTGTCTGGCGTTTCTGTTGGTATCGACGACATGGTTGTACCGCCAGCGAAATATACAGAGATCTCTGAAGCAGAAGAAGAAGTTCGCGAAATTCAGGAGCAATTCCAATCTGGTCTTGTGACTGCTGGTGAGCGTTACAACAAGGTGATCGATATCTGGGCTTCAACCAATGATCGTGTTGCTAAAGCCATGATGGAAAACCTGTCTTCTGAAATGGTTATCAACCGTCAGGGTGATGAAGAGAAGCAAGAGTCATTCAATAGTATCTATATGATGGCTGACTCTGGAGCTCGGGGTTCTGCAGCTCAGATTCGTCAGTTGGCGGGTATGCGTGGTCTGATGGCTCGTCCGGATGGTTCTATCATCGAAACACCGATCACAGCGAACTTTAAAGAAGGTCTGAACGTTCTTCAGTACTTTATTTCAACGCACGGTGCGCGTAAAGGTCTAGCGGATACGGCACTGAAAACTGCGAACTCAGGTTATCTGACTCGTCGTTTGGTTGACGTTGCACAAGACGTTGTTGTTACCGAGCATGACTGCGGTACGCAAGAAGGTGTCGAAATGATGCCGCATATCGAAGGTGGTGATGTTAAAGTTGCTTTGACTGAACTAGCCTTGGGTCGTGTGGTTGCAGACGATATTCTCAAGCCAGGGACTGAAGAAATTCTGATTCCTCGTAACACATTGATCGACGAAAAATGGTGTCAGATCATCGATGAAAACTCAGTTGACCAATTGAGAGTTCGTTCGGTTGTAACTTGTGACTCTGACTTCGGTTGTTGTGCTCAATGTTATGGTCGTGATCTCGCGCGTGGACATCTGGTGAACCAAGGTGAATCTGTTGGGGTTATCGCAGCACAATCTATCGGTGAACCGGGTACTCAGTTAACGATGCGTACGTTCCACATCGGTGGTGCAGCATCGACAGCAGCGGCAGAGAACAGTATTCAGGCGAAGAACAAAGGTTCTGTGAAACTGAATAATGCGAAATTCGTAACGAATAAAAACGGTAAGCTTGTCATTACCTCTCGTGCAACTGAACTGACGATTATCGATGAGTTCGGTCGGACGAAAGAGAAACACAAATTACCTTACGGTTCCTTGCTGAGCAAAGCTGATGGTGACTTAGTTGACACTGGTGAAGTTGTTGCAAACTGGGAAGCGCATACTCTGCCAATCATTACTGAAGTATCAGGTCGTGTTCAATATGTTGACATGATTGATGGTGTGACGGTTTCTCGTCAAATGGATGACTTAACCGGTCTGTCTTCAAGTGAAGTAACAGAAGCGGCTGCACGTCCTTCTGCCGGTAAAGATATGCGTCCAGCGATCAAACTGGTTGATGAGCAAGGCCGTGATGTGATGATTCCTGGTACTGACATGCCAGCGCAATACTTCCTGCCAGGTAAAGCAATTGTGAACCTGGAAGATGGTGCGGAAGTTGGTGTCGGTGATACGTTAGCTCGTATTCCTCAGAAATCTGGCGGTAACCGGGATATCACCGGTGGTCTACCTCGCGTTGCGGATCTGTTTGAAGCTCGTAAACCAAAAGAACCTGCGATTCTGGCTGAGCACACTGGTACAGTGTCATTTGGTAAAGAAACGAAAGGTAAGCGCCGTTTGATTATCACGCGTGAAGGTGGTGATACTTATGAGGAAATGATTCCTAAGCATCGTCAGTTGAACGTGTTTGAAGGTGAGAAAGTCGAGCGTGGTGATGTAATTGCTGACGGTCCAGAGTCTCCACACGATATCTTGCGTCTGCGTGGTATCCATGCAGTTACACAGTACATTGCGAATGAAGTTCAGGAAGTCTATCGCTTACAAGGCGTTAAGATTAATGACAAGCACATTGAGACGATTGTTCGTCAGATGTTACGTAAGTGTACCATTACCTTTGCTGGTGACTCTGAGTTCCTAGCAGGTGAGCAGGTAGAATATTCTCAGGTGAAAATTGCCAACCGCCAATTGGTTGCTGAAGGCAAAGAACCTGCACGTTATGAACGTGAACTGTTAGGTATTACTAAAGCATCTTTGGCAACAGAATCGTTCATCTCTGCTGCATCGTTCCAAGAAACGACTCGCGTCCTGACAGAAGCTGCGGTTTCTGGTAAGCGTGATGACTTACGTGGTCTGAAAGAGAACGTTATCGTTGGTCGATTGATTCCTGCTGGTACAGGTTTTGCCTACCATCAAGAACGCCATGCAAGACGTGATGCGCAGAAAGAAGGTCCATCTGCTGAACAGGCAACGGACAATTTGGCTGCATTGTTGAATGCTGGTTTCTCGTCTGATGAGTAA
- a CDS encoding murein hydrolase activator EnvC family protein: MTIRFFTLSRYLKPRHISILLLTLLFHLDSYAASKQELQGVKNEISRQQQSLDSQTKQLDNLQNTLKSQELEISSLEKQISQTQSQLNRSTHNLSQLKERIKALAQQKEDQSERLKRLLHTYYITRQSNHLSGLLKDDADEDRISQYYQHLAQARSETIHNLEQTKQQLAQHERQLTQEQEQIQSLLSQQTKKRNQLQQTQRKRKNTVNKIRSRISGDKNYLAELQRNESRLKAEIAKAAKRSQVPMDGFARQRGKLPWPIKGKLLHRFGTRQTGQIKWKGIVINAAYGQPVKAVYPGSIVFSDYLRGYGLVVLIDHGKGDMTLYGFNQTLLRKEGDKVRAGETIALAGDTGGQPVSSLYFEVRRNSKASNPLRWLQ, translated from the coding sequence TTGACGATTCGATTCTTTACACTTTCGCGTTATTTAAAACCGCGTCATATTAGTATTTTACTCCTCACACTGTTATTCCACCTTGACAGCTATGCTGCATCGAAACAAGAGTTGCAGGGAGTTAAGAATGAAATATCTCGCCAGCAACAGTCGCTTGACTCTCAAACAAAACAGCTGGATAACTTACAAAATACGCTCAAGAGCCAAGAACTGGAGATAAGTTCATTAGAAAAACAAATCTCCCAGACTCAAAGTCAGCTCAATCGTTCAACTCACAACCTGTCCCAGTTAAAAGAGCGCATCAAAGCACTGGCACAACAAAAAGAAGATCAGTCAGAACGATTAAAGCGGCTGCTACATACCTATTACATCACACGGCAATCAAATCATTTGTCCGGTCTCCTGAAAGATGATGCCGATGAAGATCGTATCAGCCAGTATTACCAGCATCTGGCACAAGCACGTTCAGAGACAATTCATAATCTAGAGCAAACAAAACAGCAGTTAGCTCAACACGAACGACAACTGACGCAAGAACAGGAACAGATCCAGTCCCTCCTTTCCCAACAGACCAAAAAGCGTAATCAACTTCAGCAAACCCAGCGAAAGCGCAAAAATACAGTCAACAAAATTCGCTCTCGAATATCCGGTGATAAAAATTATCTTGCGGAATTACAGCGCAATGAATCAAGGCTCAAAGCCGAAATTGCTAAAGCAGCGAAGCGCAGTCAAGTCCCGATGGATGGTTTTGCCCGACAAAGAGGGAAACTCCCTTGGCCAATCAAAGGGAAATTATTGCACCGTTTCGGCACACGCCAAACTGGCCAGATTAAGTGGAAAGGGATTGTTATCAATGCTGCATACGGGCAACCCGTCAAAGCAGTTTACCCCGGGAGTATCGTTTTTTCTGATTATCTACGCGGGTATGGGCTCGTTGTTTTAATCGATCACGGTAAAGGCGATATGACGTTGTATGGTTTCAACCAAACGCTCCTCAGAAAAGAAGGTGATAAAGTGAGAGCCGGAGAAACCATCGCTCTAGCAGGTGATACGGGGGGCCAACCGGTTTCCTCACTCTACTTTGAGGTCCGGAGAAATAGTAAGGCTTCGAATCCACTCCGCTGGTTGCAATAG
- the nudC gene encoding NAD(+) diphosphatase yields the protein MLENSEVRNAYWCVVSGSELWTVNHMLPFGTAEHWSLPEDKAVKIAECDGHPVFWLNEADLEQRLPMASLRTLLNVSESLFLAASKAVQYGHMTQTQRFCAQCGGRNYFHHRELAMQCHECRTIHYPRIFPCIIVAVRRDNEILLAQHARHQGGMYTVIAGFVEAGETLEHTVAREIFEETGIRVKNIRYFGSQPWAFPSSMMVAFLADYASGDILIDEYEISHANWFSPQNMPEVAPEGTIARALIDQTLADIRTASVSSI from the coding sequence ATGTTAGAAAATAGTGAAGTCAGAAACGCTTACTGGTGTGTTGTTTCTGGAAGCGAACTCTGGACTGTGAATCATATGCTCCCCTTTGGAACAGCAGAGCATTGGTCCCTTCCTGAAGACAAAGCAGTCAAGATAGCAGAATGTGACGGACACCCAGTTTTTTGGTTGAATGAAGCCGATTTGGAGCAGCGTCTGCCAATGGCATCACTAAGAACATTGCTGAATGTTTCTGAATCGTTGTTTCTTGCTGCAAGTAAGGCGGTCCAGTATGGTCATATGACACAGACACAGCGGTTCTGCGCACAATGTGGCGGTCGAAATTATTTTCATCACCGCGAGTTGGCAATGCAGTGCCATGAGTGCCGGACAATTCATTATCCCCGTATTTTTCCTTGTATTATTGTTGCTGTTCGCCGTGATAATGAGATTCTTTTGGCACAACATGCCCGTCATCAGGGGGGGATGTATACTGTCATCGCTGGATTTGTTGAAGCCGGAGAAACATTGGAACATACCGTGGCTCGGGAGATTTTTGAAGAGACGGGGATCCGAGTGAAGAATATCCGATATTTTGGTAGTCAACCTTGGGCTTTTCCTTCAAGTATGATGGTGGCTTTTTTGGCTGATTATGCCTCAGGAGATATCTTGATCGATGAATATGAAATCAGTCATGCGAACTGGTTTTCTCCGCAAAATATGCCGGAGGTTGCGCCGGAAGGGACGATTGCCAGAGCATTGATCGATCAGACGTTAGCGGATATTCGTACGGCCAGTGTTTCGTCAATATGA
- the hemE gene encoding uroporphyrinogen decarboxylase — MTELKNDRYLRALLKQPVDRTPIWMMRQAGRYLPEYREVRAQAGDFMTLCKNPELASEVTLQPLRRFPLDAAILFSDILTIPDAMGLGLYFEAGEGPKFTHPIQCRADVNKIGIPDPEGELQYVMNAVRQIRHDLQGSVPLIGFSGSPWTLATYMVEGGSSKAFTKIKKMMYAEPETLHALLDKLADSVILYLNAQIKAGAQSVMVFDTWGGVLTPRDYRDFSLQYMHKIVDGLIKEHDGYKVPVTLFTKNGGMWLEQIAATGCDAIGLDWTINIEEAKARVGGQVALQGNMDPSMLYAPAQRIRDEVAQILAGFGEGSGHVFNLGHGIHLDVPPDNVDVFVNAVHELSAPYHK, encoded by the coding sequence ATGACTGAATTAAAGAATGATCGTTATCTGCGTGCGCTGTTGAAGCAACCTGTTGATAGAACGCCGATATGGATGATGCGCCAGGCTGGGCGTTATCTCCCAGAGTACCGTGAAGTAAGAGCTCAGGCCGGAGATTTTATGACTTTATGTAAAAATCCCGAATTGGCGTCAGAAGTCACGTTACAACCGCTACGTCGTTTTCCTCTTGATGCCGCGATTCTGTTTTCTGATATTTTGACAATTCCGGATGCTATGGGACTCGGGCTCTATTTTGAAGCGGGTGAAGGACCAAAGTTTACCCACCCGATTCAATGTCGGGCAGACGTAAATAAAATCGGCATTCCTGACCCAGAGGGTGAATTACAGTATGTGATGAATGCGGTGCGCCAGATTCGTCATGATTTACAAGGTTCAGTCCCGTTAATTGGTTTCTCCGGTAGCCCATGGACCCTCGCGACTTATATGGTAGAAGGCGGTAGTTCGAAAGCGTTTACCAAAATTAAGAAGATGATGTACGCAGAGCCAGAGACGTTACATGCGCTACTCGATAAACTTGCTGACAGCGTTATTTTATACCTGAATGCTCAAATTAAGGCGGGTGCTCAGTCAGTGATGGTGTTTGATACATGGGGAGGCGTACTGACCCCGCGGGATTATCGTGATTTTTCGCTTCAATATATGCATAAAATTGTCGATGGTTTGATCAAAGAACATGATGGCTATAAAGTGCCTGTCACGCTTTTCACCAAAAATGGTGGTATGTGGTTGGAACAGATTGCTGCAACTGGTTGTGATGCGATTGGACTTGACTGGACCATCAATATTGAAGAGGCAAAAGCCCGTGTTGGTGGGCAAGTTGCTTTACAGGGCAATATGGATCCTTCAATGTTGTATGCGCCAGCACAGCGAATTCGCGATGAAGTTGCACAAATACTGGCAGGGTTTGGTGAGGGAAGTGGGCATGTCTTCAATTTGGGGCACGGTATCCACTTAGATGTGCCGCCTGACAATGTTGATGTTTTTGTGAATGCTGTTCATGAGTTGTCAGCCCCTTACCACAAATAG
- a CDS encoding TetR/AcrR family transcriptional regulator — protein sequence MKTKDRIIFAALELFNEQGERTVTTNHISAYIHISPGNLYYHFRNKQEIIRAIFELYSSELLERFAPPHGHKESLSLLKHYLDSIFTLMWKYRFFYANLPEILQRDEVLHRSYIRVQEKLRHNLVSIVSRFIEIELIEIPESEMESFVTTLHMITANWLSYRAAMSQKAQVTEEVIHQGMLHVIAVVKPRATVGGAEQLQILEEGVRAMHSE from the coding sequence ATGAAAACGAAAGATCGAATTATTTTTGCAGCGCTGGAGCTTTTTAACGAACAGGGTGAACGCACGGTTACAACAAACCATATTTCCGCTTATATACACATCAGTCCTGGGAATCTGTATTATCATTTTCGGAATAAGCAAGAGATTATCAGAGCAATTTTTGAGCTTTACTCTAGTGAACTGCTCGAACGCTTTGCTCCGCCTCATGGGCATAAAGAGAGTCTATCGCTTCTGAAACATTATTTAGATTCCATTTTTACACTGATGTGGAAATACCGTTTTTTTTACGCGAATTTACCGGAAATTCTCCAAAGAGATGAGGTATTACATCGTTCTTATATTCGCGTTCAGGAAAAACTAAGACATAATTTGGTGAGTATTGTCAGTCGATTTATCGAGATCGAGTTGATTGAGATACCTGAGTCTGAGATGGAGTCTTTTGTCACGACGCTTCATATGATTACAGCGAATTGGTTGAGTTATCGTGCCGCGATGTCACAGAAAGCTCAGGTGACTGAAGAAGTTATCCATCAAGGCATGTTACATGTGATTGCTGTGGTCAAGCCGAGAGCGACAGTTGGTGGTGCAGAACAGTTGCAGATACTAGAAGAAGGCGTCAGAGCGATGCACTCTGAATAA